The Schistocerca nitens isolate TAMUIC-IGC-003100 chromosome 2, iqSchNite1.1, whole genome shotgun sequence nucleotide sequence TTCAGGTTGTATTGTCGGTGTAGCATTCACTCTTGCATTAAAATCACTACACACCATTATATGGTCATTTCCATAGACTTTATCAATCTTTTGGGGCTCTGCTCAATAGAAGTTTTGGAATTCCTTGCTACTTTTCTGTTACCGAAGTATGTATGCTTACTGTACTCAggtaaatttatactcactttcgCTCTCGCAGACACAAGCTATAACGAGTTTGTAGTTACAAAGTTTTCAACTTTTTGAGTGAAAAAATGACACGGAGTATCTCACTTTTCGTCCATAGATTCTGTGCAACACTACTACAAGTTAGAAAATACTCAAGCAGTTACCGTAAGTTTCTTTCTTGTTACTACAATGACCGAAATTACTAGTTCTCGCCTTCAAtactttctgtaatttcatttctttAGATCTGAGTATGGTTAAATTCCTGTCTCTTCTGCTAGTTACAAGTATAATCTTAATTACAAGTTTCTTTTTTTTGACATACTTtttttttgacgatgccattaaaaACCATAGTCTTTCAGCTCCTCTCTACTGTTTTAGAAAGTGATCCTGGAAATAAGTGCTATGTTCACGGCATCTGCTGTATGCTGCACGCAGTGTAATGCCAGAGTCTAAATGTCAAACTGTTCTTACTGAAAACGCTACAAGGTCCTGTATTTATGCCCATATCAAATGTCGCTGAAAATATGGCATAATATTACCATCAAACTGGGAACGAGCCTTTTCTTTATGAGTAACTGACGTATAGGTAAGCAATCAAAATGGCCATCTCATTACGCCCATGTCAAATGTTAGTGAATATGTAGCattatgaaaaaaagaaaacaaatttgaaaGACCATTTTTACGTGAAGAAGGTTAATGTCTCCCTGATACAACGACTGTACATTTAAAAATATCTGGAGCGAATAAATGCACATATCTTTTTCCATATACTTCTGAAATCACACccagagaaaaaaatatttcacttttcattCACCAGGTAAACATGAAACTTCAAATTGTTTCCTTTCGTAGAATGACAGGCACAATGGTGCTAGCATTAACGCTAAGAGTCCACATCGCTTGATCAGGATATAAATATTCTTCTGGCAGACCTAGAAACGCACAAGGGGGCTGTTTATAACAGTAATCGCCAGTAGCATGTCAATAAGTGCCTGCAGATGGACGGACGATAGAGTatcgataaaacaagagaaagctAAAGCCGATATGAAGCGTTCGTTTTCACAAAGTTCCGTTGTTAGCACGGACTGTAGAGAGGCTATTTTCATTCAGTTCATCTCTCGGGATTGCCTGCAACACACAAACGTTTAAGAAAAAATTGGCATAATTTGATTTCCTACTTAACTATCTCAATGTTGCATTACCAACATTAGAAAAAGGTTTTAGGTTGAGTGTGGTTAGTATTTGGAACCTGGTAGGTATGTGTCCATGTAATTAATACAGAGACAAGTTTTACACATGCAGCTGACAGAAGAGACGCAAGGAAATAAGTATAAGACATCTTTATTTGCATGTTATGGGTACAGAATGAATGTGATTGCAAACTCAGCAACAAGTAGGGTTCAGGGTTGCACATGTGGGAGCCGCCGGATGAGATTTCACGCAATTACAGCCCTACCGTACTGGTAGACAGGGGCAGCGTATGCAGCCCTGGCGAAGGGAGCGGCGGCGTAGGTGGCGTAGGCGGGTGCAGCGATGGCTGCCCTGGCGATGGGGGCGGCTGCGATGGCGGGGGCGGCGACGGCGGTCCTCACCACAGGGGCGGCGGCCAAAGCGGGGGCGGCGATTGCAGCCCTGGCTACGGCGGGGGCGGCCACGGCCACAGGAGCGGGGGCGGAAACAGGCGGGTGGACTCCGCCCTCCTTGTGCACGACGGCGTTGAAGCCGTTGACGGGGTCTGCGGTGTAGTCGACGGTGCGCACGGAGCCGTCGGACTCGACCAGGCTGTAGCTGCCCTGGACGACGTCTCCGTCGCGGCTCTCCTGGTGGGTCTTGGAGTCGCCGGTGAGCGCGTCGGACACGCTGTAGCCGTAGCTGTACTGCGGGTGCGGGTCGTACTCGGCGGCGGCcacggctgcgggggcggcggcggctacCGGCACTGCGGCGGCCCTCACGGCGGGGGCGGCGACGGCCACAGGGGCAGCGCGGACGGCGGGGGCGGCGACGACTGCGGGGGCGGCGTAAGCGGGAGCAGCGTAGGCGCGGGCGGCGTACGGGGCGTACACCGCGGGAGCGTCCAGGTAGATGGCGCGGGCCACAGCCACCACCGCCGCGAAGATGATCACCTAGATTTAAGAACGTACCAGAATTCGATAAGCactcttacattttcttctttttaattttagCAATTACTTTGAAGTTAGGCAGTTTTATATTTTTCACCATTTGTAAAATAATCGCTATGCAATCGACTACTGCCTTCAGCTAACtagaaaattagtgaaaaatattttctttatactCCTCTATTCGACGATTATTATGAAAGAGGTCATGTAACTAGTCTCAAATTTTTTTCTGTGATGTTTGATCCCCAAGGAAGGGATTAGGTCTCTGGCCTTATTCTTTCCGTGTCTTGTGTTCATTATGTTTAAGGTTCTAAAATTGTAATGACGGCTGAACAATCTTGCCTGTGACGTTAAACGTTCGACAAATAATCAGCAGTATTTACTAGCCGTTTTAGTGAATGAAGAAGTGGTTACAAGAATAGAACTGTTTTTAGGAGGAATGGGCTTCAATCACCGTAAAATCATTCTCATTTAATTTTTTCGTAATTTTGCAAAACCACATCTGACTTTCGTCGGGACCCCTCCATTAACATCGTTATTGCCGCAAGTCGTACTTATTCCTTTCGTCGAGTAACTAGCCAATTAACGACCTCCATGCCAATGGGACATTAATCTATAACCATTATTATATCtaacatattaaaaaaaacacaaatccCACACTGTTATAACCAGTTTCCCGCCTCAGGCGCGAGTATCATCAGGTCTACAAAAATTATAGTATGtagcaataacaacaaaaaatttcaattattaAATGGCAGCTAAGGCGCAGTAACAATATTTGCCATCATGACAAGAAGTCAGGAGGTTAAAAGCACCATGCTTTATCAGAGCTAAACATAAAGTGATGTGCGTTGGATCTGTCACGCTTACTGTAAGCTAACTGATCAGATATATGACCAGAGCAAAACTGTGTAAGTTATCACATTTGATAGGAGACTTAACAgtcatatcgatatttaaaaaccaTGTACTAACattattttctgtagcaccacatcgaaaGATCTGAAAAACCCGTTCAAATTGAACTCACTGTaatcatttaataaattttgtaagtttgttttcttttccttaaatATCTTCAACTCCACTTCCACATTTAACAAAGAGCATTTACCTGCTATGTCGGTTACGCTCATGCTATTCTGAATTCATCCTAGGGCGTCTGGTTGAGTTTAAATACTCGCCTTGACGTACGTTCAGAATTTGTGTAACCATGCTCTTCATAGCGTAAATACTAGTAAAAACTGTGTTCCAGCCTCGATAGTACTTTTACCCTTCTCCGCCTTTCCCCCTAATATGTTGCCACAGTGGCAAAAATCATAAGCTATTGCGTCGTAAATTGACTTTTAGTGATTAACTTTAGCTGATATTGTTGCTAAGTACTGTAATGTTTACACATCTGATGAGACTCGCTACTGATATGCGAAACCGGTTAGAAATTCAAATTGTCTGCGACCTGCGACTGTTTTATTCGAatattatggttggttggttgatttggggaggaggggaccaaacagcgaggtcatcgactcCGTCGCAttaggcaaggacggggaaggaagtcggccgtgccctttcaagggaaccattccggcagtttcctggagcaatttagggaactcacggaaaacgtaaatcaggatggacggacgctggtttgaactgccgccttcccgaatgcgagtccagtgtgctaaccactgctccacctcgctcaatCGAGTATTATGTGTCGTTGTAAATCAGAAGTGCGTTTACTATGCTTTCTTCCATCTCAGTAGCCTCCCAGTCAGAGCAAAGAAACTACAGTTCAACTGTGGCTGTCACTGCTGGCGGGAGTTCGTTATTTTTAGAGCATAAGGTGACAGAAACCAATCTATCTCTCGAAGCAAGGTGAATTTATCTCCCAAACATGCACACAAAGAATGTGGACATGGTTTTATTCTCAG carries:
- the LOC126236222 gene encoding cuticle protein 19.8-like, translating into MAYKVIIFAAVVAVARAIYLDAPAVYAPYAARAYAAPAYAAPAVVAAPAVRAAPVAVAAPAVRAAAVPVAAAAPAAVAAAEYDPHPQYSYGYSVSDALTGDSKTHQESRDGDVVQGSYSLVESDGSVRTVDYTADPVNGFNAVVHKEGGVHPPVSAPAPVAVAAPAVARAAIAAPALAAAPVVRTAVAAPAIAAAPIARAAIAAPAYATYAAAPFARAAYAAPVYQYGRAVIA